A window from Lepus europaeus isolate LE1 chromosome 20, mLepTim1.pri, whole genome shotgun sequence encodes these proteins:
- the FGF22 gene encoding fibroblast growth factor 22 isoform X2 produces the protein MRRRLWLGLVWLLLARMPGAAGTPSAPRRPRSYPHLEGDVRWRRLFSSTHFFLRVDPRGRVQGTRWRHGQDSVVEIRSVRVGIVVIKAVHSGFYVAMNRRGRLHGSVPGAHRGERLQHLRLTPLAPSWPAHVPGPRWTGGPSARWPDAQAPPVHPLPASAGLLRLRDTAAAQ, from the exons ATGCGCCGCCGCCTGTGGCTGGGCCTGGTCTGGCTGCTGCTGGCGCGGATGCCCGGCGCCGCGGGGACCCCGAGTGCGCCGCGGAGACCGCGCAGCTACCCGCACCTGGAGGGCGACGTGCGCTGGCGGCGCCTCTTCTCCTCCACCCACTTCTTCCTGCGCGTGGACCCCCGAGGCCGTGTGCAGGGCACCCGCTGGCGCCACGGCCAGGACA GTGTGGTGGAGATCCGTTCTGTGCGTGTGGGCATCGTGGTCATCAAGGCTGTACACTCCGGCTTCTACGTGGCCATGAATCGCCGGGGCCGCCTCCACGGGTCG GTTCCAGGAGCGCATCGAGGAGAACGGCTACAACACCTACGCCTCACTCCGCTGGCGCCATCGTGGCCGGCCCATGTTCCTGGCCCTCGATGGACGGGGGGCCCCTCGGCGAGGTGGCCGGACGCGCAGGCACCACCTGTCCAcccacttcctgccagtgctggTCTCCTGAGGCTCCGAGACACGGCGGCAGCTCAATGA
- the FGF22 gene encoding fibroblast growth factor 22 isoform X1 has translation MRRRLWLGLVWLLLARMPGAAGTPSAPRRPRSYPHLEGDVRWRRLFSSTHFFLRVDPRGRVQGTRWRHGQDSVVEIRSVRVGIVVIKAVHSGFYVAMNRRGRLHGSRVYTVDCRFQERIEENGYNTYASLRWRHRGRPMFLALDGRGAPRRGGRTRRHHLSTHFLPVLVS, from the exons ATGCGCCGCCGCCTGTGGCTGGGCCTGGTCTGGCTGCTGCTGGCGCGGATGCCCGGCGCCGCGGGGACCCCGAGTGCGCCGCGGAGACCGCGCAGCTACCCGCACCTGGAGGGCGACGTGCGCTGGCGGCGCCTCTTCTCCTCCACCCACTTCTTCCTGCGCGTGGACCCCCGAGGCCGTGTGCAGGGCACCCGCTGGCGCCACGGCCAGGACA GTGTGGTGGAGATCCGTTCTGTGCGTGTGGGCATCGTGGTCATCAAGGCTGTACACTCCGGCTTCTACGTGGCCATGAATCGCCGGGGCCGCCTCCACGGGTCG CGTGTCTACACCGTGGACTGCAGGTTCCAGGAGCGCATCGAGGAGAACGGCTACAACACCTACGCCTCACTCCGCTGGCGCCATCGTGGCCGGCCCATGTTCCTGGCCCTCGATGGACGGGGGGCCCCTCGGCGAGGTGGCCGGACGCGCAGGCACCACCTGTCCAcccacttcctgccagtgctggTCTCCTGA